Sequence from the Acidimicrobiia bacterium genome:
GGTGCTGCCCGAGCGCGACACGCTCTCGTTCCTGCACTTCGGCAGCAACCACTCCTTCGTCTTCGCGCACAACACGGCCATCTCCGCGAACGTCGGCGTGATCAGCGCGCTGAACTTCGCCGGCGCGAGCGCGGATCAAGGCGTCTTCGTCATCCAGGGCTGACACGACGAAGCGATCGCGTGGCGGTGACGGCCGCGGGTCGCGGCCGTCACCGCGGCATCCCGGACGGTGCGGCGTTACAGTCCGTCGCGACCGTGGCTGCGACCGCGAGGTGGGACCTGTGTCGTGCTCGGTACTCGTCGTCGACGATCACCAGGTGTTCGCGGACGCGCTCGCGGCGCTGCTCGTCGCCGAGGACGACGTCGACGGTGTCGCGACGGCGCGGACACTCGCCGACGCGCGGCAGGTGCTCGACGTGATGGACCCCGACGTCGTGGTCGTCGAGACGACCGTCGGCGAGACGGATGCCCTCGCGTTCGTCGCCGAGGCGCGGGAGACGGGTCGTGACCGCGGCGTGATCGTCGTCGCGGAGCGCGCCGACGCCCGGACGGCGATCGACGCGATACGCGCCGGCGCCACCGGTGTCGTCGTCCAGGACGGCACCGTCGACGCGCTCGTCGACGCGGTCGTCGCAGCATCACGCGGTGAGATGAGCATCCCGCCCGCGTTGCTCACGGACGTCATCTCCGACCTGCTCGCCGACGAACGCGATGCGAGTGACGAGAGCCGTCGGCTTGCGACGCTCACCGCACGCGAACGCGAGGTGCTCGACCTCATGGTCGCAGGGCTCGATCGGGCCGCGATCGCCAGCGAGCTCTT
This genomic interval carries:
- a CDS encoding response regulator transcription factor, which codes for MSCSVLVVDDHQVFADALAALLVAEDDVDGVATARTLADARQVLDVMDPDVVVVETTVGETDALAFVAEARETGRDRGVIVVAERADARTAIDAIRAGATGVVVQDGTVDALVDAVVAASRGEMSIPPALLTDVISDLLADERDASDESRRLATLTAREREVLDLMVAGLDRAAIASELFTSVNTIRTHMQSVFRKLAVHSSVEAVAVALRARRSRQVRAGLLRRV